The proteins below are encoded in one region of Salmo salar chromosome ssa02, Ssal_v3.1, whole genome shotgun sequence:
- the LOC100194710 gene encoding protein C-ets-2 isoform X1 produces MDMYQAGYYMEDFRTQEVPAGLDFASYDYSDEDLSFLLDSKGPEQQQYPESSGELQKNPRPYDNKVTSSDSVLFNLDSYPEFNCWASYPSDGLTLGQSQAGCQDSTQTYHSLVPLCSPAQSGQFSPGMEDASTSNSVLPGKGTSHRGTPSTVCLDHLSEAEHRHSGEKLYAQKTSPSFWPDYPSPSYCVSLLPPHHPPSCSSTPGPQQPSEQYCPRVAKRKSTHSQRPEREGGQVMRMSAYPGSGPIQLWQFLLELLLDSACCTFICWTGDGWEFKMSDPAEVAKRWGQCKNKPKMNYEKLSRGLRYYYHKNIIHKTTGKRYVYRFVLDVQGMLGKTAQEVLASLNILPTGTESSWQGQGAPVSSPVSSEAWASQ; encoded by the exons ATGGATATGTACCAAGCTGGATATTATATGGAAGACTTTAGGACACAGGAAGTCCCTGCTGGTTTGGACTTTGCATCATATG ACTACAGTGACGAAGACCTGTCTTTTCTATTAGACAGTAAAGGACCCGAGCAGCAGCAGTATCCAGAGAGTTCTGGAGAGCTGCAGAAGAATCCACGTCCGTACGACAACAAAG tAACCTCCAGTGACTCTGTCCTGTTCAACCTGGATTCATACCCAGAGTTTAACTGTTGGGCGTCATACCCAAGTG ATGGGCTGACTTTGGGCCAGTCTCAAGCGGGGTGCCAGGATTCCACCCAGACGTACCACAGCCTTGTGCCCCTGTGTTCCCCAGCCCAGAGTGGACAGTTCAGCCCAGGCATGGAGGATGCCAGCACCAGCAACTCTGTCCTCCCTGGAAAAGGAACGAGCCACAGAGGGACCCCCAGCACTGTCTGCCTGGACCACCTCA GTGAAGCTGAGCACCGTCACTCAGGTGAAAAACTGTACGCACAGAAGACGTCACCCTCCTTCTGGCCAGACTACCCCTCTCCCAGCTACTGCGTATCCCTGCTGCCCCCTCACCACCCTCCATCTTGTTCCTCAACCCCTGGACCACAGCAGCCCTCAGAGCAGTACTGCCCCCGTGTGGCCAAACGCAAAAGTACACACTCCCAAAGACCCGAGAGGGAAGGAGGACAAGTGATGAGAATGTCAGCTTATCCAG GATCAGGGCCCATCCAATTGTGGCAGTTCTTACTGGAGCTGCTTCTAGACTCCGCCTGCTGTACCTTCATCTGCTGGACAGGAGACGGTTGGGAGTTCAAGATGTCCGACCCAGCAGAG GTGGCCAAGCGCTGGGGCCAGTGTAAGAACAAGCCCAAGATGAACTACGAGAAGCTGAGCCGCGGCCTGCGCTACTACTACCACAAGAACATCATCCACAAAACGACGGGCAAGCGCTACGTCTACCGTTTCGTCTTGGACGTGCAGGGGATGTTGGGAAAGACGGCACAGGAGGTCCTGGCCAGCCTGAACATTTTACCCACGGGTACAGAGTCATCCTGGCAAGGCCAGGGGGCACCAGTATCATCACCAGTGTCCAGCGAAGCATGGGCGTCGCAGTAG
- the LOC100194710 gene encoding protein C-ets-2 isoform X2 has translation MDMYQAGYYMEDFRTQEVPAGLDFASYDSKGPEQQQYPESSGELQKNPRPYDNKVTSSDSVLFNLDSYPEFNCWASYPSDGLTLGQSQAGCQDSTQTYHSLVPLCSPAQSGQFSPGMEDASTSNSVLPGKGTSHRGTPSTVCLDHLSEAEHRHSGEKLYAQKTSPSFWPDYPSPSYCVSLLPPHHPPSCSSTPGPQQPSEQYCPRVAKRKSTHSQRPEREGGQVMRMSAYPGSGPIQLWQFLLELLLDSACCTFICWTGDGWEFKMSDPAEVAKRWGQCKNKPKMNYEKLSRGLRYYYHKNIIHKTTGKRYVYRFVLDVQGMLGKTAQEVLASLNILPTGTESSWQGQGAPVSSPVSSEAWASQ, from the exons ATGGATATGTACCAAGCTGGATATTATATGGAAGACTTTAGGACACAGGAAGTCCCTGCTGGTTTGGACTTTGCATCATATG ACAGTAAAGGACCCGAGCAGCAGCAGTATCCAGAGAGTTCTGGAGAGCTGCAGAAGAATCCACGTCCGTACGACAACAAAG tAACCTCCAGTGACTCTGTCCTGTTCAACCTGGATTCATACCCAGAGTTTAACTGTTGGGCGTCATACCCAAGTG ATGGGCTGACTTTGGGCCAGTCTCAAGCGGGGTGCCAGGATTCCACCCAGACGTACCACAGCCTTGTGCCCCTGTGTTCCCCAGCCCAGAGTGGACAGTTCAGCCCAGGCATGGAGGATGCCAGCACCAGCAACTCTGTCCTCCCTGGAAAAGGAACGAGCCACAGAGGGACCCCCAGCACTGTCTGCCTGGACCACCTCA GTGAAGCTGAGCACCGTCACTCAGGTGAAAAACTGTACGCACAGAAGACGTCACCCTCCTTCTGGCCAGACTACCCCTCTCCCAGCTACTGCGTATCCCTGCTGCCCCCTCACCACCCTCCATCTTGTTCCTCAACCCCTGGACCACAGCAGCCCTCAGAGCAGTACTGCCCCCGTGTGGCCAAACGCAAAAGTACACACTCCCAAAGACCCGAGAGGGAAGGAGGACAAGTGATGAGAATGTCAGCTTATCCAG GATCAGGGCCCATCCAATTGTGGCAGTTCTTACTGGAGCTGCTTCTAGACTCCGCCTGCTGTACCTTCATCTGCTGGACAGGAGACGGTTGGGAGTTCAAGATGTCCGACCCAGCAGAG GTGGCCAAGCGCTGGGGCCAGTGTAAGAACAAGCCCAAGATGAACTACGAGAAGCTGAGCCGCGGCCTGCGCTACTACTACCACAAGAACATCATCCACAAAACGACGGGCAAGCGCTACGTCTACCGTTTCGTCTTGGACGTGCAGGGGATGTTGGGAAAGACGGCACAGGAGGTCCTGGCCAGCCTGAACATTTTACCCACGGGTACAGAGTCATCCTGGCAAGGCCAGGGGGCACCAGTATCATCACCAGTGTCCAGCGAAGCATGGGCGTCGCAGTAG
- the LOC106582385 gene encoding apoptosis-associated speck-like protein containing a CARD isoform X1, with product MSKTVGDILIGVLDDLGEAELKKFRRKLCDRKQEPKVRRGIVEKADPVDLVDILTRTFTEDGAVNVAIEVLGAINCQDVAEELTEFKKSYFTAQGSCVTSGDAMTSATGPKLNKDKHFVDHHRTALIDRVSQVEPLLDRLQDRGIITPNTYSEVRANKTNQKKMRELFDGPLKACGSKGKDIFLDILMELEPFLIRDLKGE from the exons ATGTCGAAAACCGTTGGCGATATATTAATTGGAGTCCTTGATGACTTGGGTGAGGCTGAATTGAAGAAGTTCAGACGTAAACTCTGTGACCGAAAGCAGGAGCCAAAAGTTCGCCGGGGCATTGTTGAGAAAGCGGACCCAGTGGACTTGGTAGACATTCTGACCCGTACCTTCACTGAAGACGGCGCTGTGAATGTGGCTATAGAGGTCTTGGGTGCAATTAACTGCCAAGATGTCGCAGAGGAACTGACGGAATTCAAGAAAT CCTATTTTACAGCTCAAGGATCTTGCGTAACATCGGGTGATGCAATGACAAGTGCAACTGGACCAAAGCTGAACAAAG ATAAACACTTTGTGGACCATCACCGGACGGCCCTGATCGACAGAGTGAGCCAGGTGGAACCCCTATTGGATAGACTCCAGGACAGGGGAATCATCACCCCAAACACCTACAGTGAAGTGAGGGCTAACAAAACCAACCAGAAAAAGATGAGGGAGCTTTTCGATGGCCCTCTGAAAGCATGTGGGTCCAAAGGCAAAGATATATTCTTAGATATCCTGATGGAGCTGGAGCCATTCCTAATCAGGGACCTGAAGGGGGAATAA
- the LOC106582385 gene encoding apoptosis-associated speck-like protein containing a CARD isoform X2: MSKTVGDILIGVLDDLGEAELKKFRRKLCDRKQEPKVRRGIVEKADPVDLVDILTRTFTEDGAVNVAIEVLGAINCQDVAEELTEFKKSQGSCVTSGDAMTSATGPKLNKDKHFVDHHRTALIDRVSQVEPLLDRLQDRGIITPNTYSEVRANKTNQKKMRELFDGPLKACGSKGKDIFLDILMELEPFLIRDLKGE; this comes from the exons ATGTCGAAAACCGTTGGCGATATATTAATTGGAGTCCTTGATGACTTGGGTGAGGCTGAATTGAAGAAGTTCAGACGTAAACTCTGTGACCGAAAGCAGGAGCCAAAAGTTCGCCGGGGCATTGTTGAGAAAGCGGACCCAGTGGACTTGGTAGACATTCTGACCCGTACCTTCACTGAAGACGGCGCTGTGAATGTGGCTATAGAGGTCTTGGGTGCAATTAACTGCCAAGATGTCGCAGAGGAACTGACGGAATTCAAGAAAT CTCAAGGATCTTGCGTAACATCGGGTGATGCAATGACAAGTGCAACTGGACCAAAGCTGAACAAAG ATAAACACTTTGTGGACCATCACCGGACGGCCCTGATCGACAGAGTGAGCCAGGTGGAACCCCTATTGGATAGACTCCAGGACAGGGGAATCATCACCCCAAACACCTACAGTGAAGTGAGGGCTAACAAAACCAACCAGAAAAAGATGAGGGAGCTTTTCGATGGCCCTCTGAAAGCATGTGGGTCCAAAGGCAAAGATATATTCTTAGATATCCTGATGGAGCTGGAGCCATTCCTAATCAGGGACCTGAAGGGGGAATAA